The DNA region ACCCGTCATTGCGCGGAACCATCAGGTCAGAACCCCCAAAAAAATATAATAACGTATAAACTATGTTTTAAGGGTGTTGTGCGGGGGGGGGGGCGCGTTAAGGATAGCAGCGAAAAGCCCACAGCGCGGGTTGGGTTTGCGGGCGGGAAAGGCGAGGACTTGTAGCGGATAGCCTTAACGCAGGCAACGCCCATATCACAAAATGGATTTTAAAAATATACTTAATAATCAACAACTTACGATAATGTCATTATAAGGTACGAAGACAACCGACCGAAGGGAGCTCATTAATACCTATAAAAAACAAATTATAATTATTAATAATCCCAACTTTACAAGCGGCTATGTAAGTGCCCCTGCAGAGTTCGCGATTGCTTCGTCGTTCCTCCTCGCAATGACGATTTTCCAAAAGCTATAGCAAAAAAATAAGGGATAAACATTTAAGCTTATCCCTTACCATATAATAAAGATTGCTTATATCGTTAATCGGCCATCATTTTAATAAACGAAGCTAATTTTTCTTTCATTTCTCTTCTGTCGACAATGAAATCAAGGAAACCGTGCTCCTGCACAAACTCGGCAGTCTGGAAACCTTTAGGAAGATCTTTTTTAATGGTTTCTTTAATTACCCTTGGCCCTGCAAAGCCTATCAGCGCGCCCGGTTCGGCAATGTTGATATCGCCTAACATAGCGTATGATGCTGTTACGCCACCGGTGGTTGGATCGGTAAGTAAAGATATATAAGGGATTTTTGCCTGTGAAAGCAACGCAAGCTTAGCCGATGTTTTAGCCATTTGCATCAGTGAAAATGCCGCTTCCATCATGCGCGCACCACCCGATTTTGAAATCATCAGGAACGGAACTTTATGTTGGATACAGTAATCAATAGAGCGGGCTATCTTTTCACCAACTACTGATCCCATTGACCCCCCAATAAAGTTAAAGTCCATACAGGCGATAACCAGGTCCTGACCGTCAATTTTACCGGCACCTGCCCTTATTGCATCTTTTAAACCTGTTTTGTGCTGAGTTTCCTTAAGCCGGTCGGTATATTTTTTGGTGTCTTCAAAGTGAAGCGGATCACCGGATGTAAGCTCAGGAAAAAGTTCTGTAAACTCGTTATTATCAAATAGTACCGAAAAATATTCTTTTGAACCTATGCGCAGGTGGAAGCCACAGTAATGGCACACATATTGATTTTCTACCTGTTCTGAATAGTGTAAAGGTTTCTTACAATTAGGGCATTTATTCCAGATGCCATCGGGGGCTTCCTTCTTTTCCTCAGTAGTCGTAATTATCCCTTTCAACTCTCGTTTAAACCATGCCATATCTGTGTCTAACTCTTTCAATTGGGTACAAAGAAACAAAAAATATTAAACATGTGGTGCCGGTATATAAAAAGTTATAGGGGGCAAATTGTTTGCTTGAAAGTTTAATTACTTATTTAATGCTATTTTTGTAATAAAAGGATCGGATTGTTAATTAATTATATCATATTTTTAAATTAACCCTATTTTTACTACCGTTTTAATATACTTTTAAGATTGCTTATCCGAATTCAATAAATTTTATAACTTCGAGCCCCAAATAAACGCTAATGGATTTAAAAAATTATAGAGGTGTTCTGCACGGCGATCAGGTGCAGGAACTATTTGAAGCAGCAAAAAAGCACCAGTTTGCTTTACCGGCAGTAAACGTTATTGGTACTAATACTATCAATGCAGTTATGGAAACAGCTAAAGCTGTTAACTCTCCGGTTATTATTCAGCTGTCAAATGGCGGTGCACAGTTTTACGCCGGCAAATCATTGGATAATTCAAAACTTCAGGCCTGTATTTTAGGTGGTGTATCTGCTGCAAAGCATGTTCACCTGTTGGCTGAGCATTACGGCGTTGCGGTTATCCTGCATACAGACCATGCTGCCAAGAAATTGTTACCGTGGATTGATGGCCTCCTGGATCATGGCGAGAAATTTTTTGCCGAAACAGGCAAGCCTCTATTTTCATCGCACATGCTCGACCTTTCAGAAGAGCCTATTGAAGAGAATATCGAAATTTCGGCTAAATATCTCGAGCGTATGGCCAAAATGGGCATGACCCTTGAAATTGAGTTGGGTGTAACCGGCGGTGAAGAAGATGGTGTCGACAATTCTGATGTTGACAGCTCTCGTTTATATACCCAGCCAGAAGAGGTTTCTTATTCATATGAGCACCTTTTAAAAGTAAGCCCCCGTTTTACTGTAGCTGCTGCTTTTGGTAACGTTCATGGTGTGTACAAACCGGGTAATGTTAAGTTACAGCCGGTTATCCTGCATAACTCACAAGAGTATGTTAAACAAAAATTTGGTTTAACTGCCGAAAAACCGATCAACTTTGTATTTCACGGTGGTTCTGGTTCAAGCCAGGAAGAGATCCGCGAAGCTATTTCATACGGTGCTATCAAAATGAACATTGATACCGACATGCAGTGGGCTTATTGGGAAGGCATTAAAGATTACTACAAATCAAAAGAAGGATACTTGCAAAGCCAGATCGGTAGCCCGGATGGTGAGGATTCTCCAAACAAAAAATATTATGACCCACGCGTTTGGTTACGCAAAGGCGAAGAAAACTTTGTAAAAAGGCTTTCTGTTGCTTTTGAAGATCTTAACTGTATCGACGTTTACAGTAAATTATAATATTCATCAGAAATTAACAAAGCGCTTGTACATTTGTTGTACAGGCGCTTTGTTGTTTACAGGCAGCGGGCGATTCCATTAAAAAAGCTAAAGTCTGCTATATGGTTAAAATTCATAACAAAAGAAAGAATTTATTTGAGCGTTTTGCCAACTGGGCTACTATAGCTACGGGTAGCTCGGGCGCATTTATTACGGCTTTTGGTATCATCATTGTTTGGGGGATAACCGGACCATTATTCCATTATTCAGATACCTGGCAGCTGGTTATCAATACAGGTACTACCGTGGTTACTTTTCTGATGGTTTTTTTAATACAGAAATCACAAAATAAAGACTCGAAGGCTATACATTTGAAACTGAATGAGCTGCTTGCCTCGCACCAGGGGGCAAGCAACCGGATGGTTGATATTGAGGATATTACCGAAAAAGAGCTCGATCAGTTGCATAAATTTTATGTGGAACTGGCCGGACTTGCCGAGGAGGAAGACGATATCACCTGTACACACTCTATTGATGCCGCAAGGGAAAACCACACCACAAAACTCAATCATTTCAAAACAAAACCGCATTACATCAATGCACGCAAAAACCATAGTAAAAAAAGTAACGGAGCAAGCTGATCTTGATATCGTACATGCCATAAGGCACGAAGTGTTTGTTGTTGAACAAAATTGCCCGCCCGAGCTGGAATATGAACATGAGGATGTATCCCATCATTTTTTAGCTACTGCGGATGGGGAGCCGGCCGGTGCCTGCCGCTGGCGTAAAACCGAAAATGGTTATAAGCTTGAACGGTTTGCCGTACTGAAAATGTTCAGGGGATATGGTATAGGAGGTGAGCTGGTGAAAGCTGTGTTGGCCGATTTGCCGGCCGATGCGGATTATGTTTATCTTAATTCGCAAACCCACGCGGTGCCTTTTTATGAAAAACTGGGTTTTGAAGCATTAGGGCTGGAGTTTGAAGAAGCCGGGATCAAACATTATAAAATGGTTAAGAAGTAGTTGTTGTGAATGATGCTACTTCTTATTCTTTTTCTTTTTGGATGATTCTGCCAGCGGATTAAATTCAAGGCACAGGTTAATCCAGTAATTGAGCTGGGCGGTGGTTTGCAGGTTGAAATCTTCAACATAAACATAGCCTTTCATTACCCTTTCGCCGCTTACCATTTGATTGCAGTTCCCCTTCTCAAGCTCAACAGATGCTTGTTGTTCACCAATGCGGCACAAGATGCTATTATCGCGCACGCAAACACATAACTTATCATCTACCATAAAACAAACTCCCTGGAACATTTTCTTTTCTTCCACTGCCGGAAGGTCCATTAATGCTTCGCGAATACGATCAGCCATTTGTTCGTTATATGCCATAAGGGTTTATATTTTTTTACGCAGAGGCGCTGAGACAGGCAACGAAAATCCGGTGCCTTAGCACCTTGGTGAAATAAAATTACAATTAATTCTTATCAACAAATTTGTAATTAGCCTCGTTATACCTGTCGCCGGTATTCGGATATTTAGCTAAAAGGGCTTCGATATCCTGTAAATCAGCGGTGGT from Mucilaginibacter sp. SJ includes:
- a CDS encoding GNAT family N-acetyltransferase yields the protein MHAKTIVKKVTEQADLDIVHAIRHEVFVVEQNCPPELEYEHEDVSHHFLATADGEPAGACRWRKTENGYKLERFAVLKMFRGYGIGGELVKAVLADLPADADYVYLNSQTHAVPFYEKLGFEALGLEFEEAGIKHYKMVKK
- the accD gene encoding acetyl-CoA carboxylase, carboxyltransferase subunit beta encodes the protein MAWFKRELKGIITTTEEKKEAPDGIWNKCPNCKKPLHYSEQVENQYVCHYCGFHLRIGSKEYFSVLFDNNEFTELFPELTSGDPLHFEDTKKYTDRLKETQHKTGLKDAIRAGAGKIDGQDLVIACMDFNFIGGSMGSVVGEKIARSIDYCIQHKVPFLMISKSGGARMMEAAFSLMQMAKTSAKLALLSQAKIPYISLLTDPTTGGVTASYAMLGDINIAEPGALIGFAGPRVIKETIKKDLPKGFQTAEFVQEHGFLDFIVDRREMKEKLASFIKMMAD
- a CDS encoding low affinity iron permease family protein; its protein translation is MVKIHNKRKNLFERFANWATIATGSSGAFITAFGIIIVWGITGPLFHYSDTWQLVINTGTTVVTFLMVFLIQKSQNKDSKAIHLKLNELLASHQGASNRMVDIEDITEKELDQLHKFYVELAGLAEEEDDITCTHSIDAARENHTTKLNHFKTKPHYINARKNHSKKSNGAS
- the fbaA gene encoding class II fructose-bisphosphate aldolase, encoding MDLKNYRGVLHGDQVQELFEAAKKHQFALPAVNVIGTNTINAVMETAKAVNSPVIIQLSNGGAQFYAGKSLDNSKLQACILGGVSAAKHVHLLAEHYGVAVILHTDHAAKKLLPWIDGLLDHGEKFFAETGKPLFSSHMLDLSEEPIEENIEISAKYLERMAKMGMTLEIELGVTGGEEDGVDNSDVDSSRLYTQPEEVSYSYEHLLKVSPRFTVAAAFGNVHGVYKPGNVKLQPVILHNSQEYVKQKFGLTAEKPINFVFHGGSGSSQEEIREAISYGAIKMNIDTDMQWAYWEGIKDYYKSKEGYLQSQIGSPDGEDSPNKKYYDPRVWLRKGEENFVKRLSVAFEDLNCIDVYSKL
- a CDS encoding TfoX/Sxy family protein, with the protein product MAYNEQMADRIREALMDLPAVEEKKMFQGVCFMVDDKLCVCVRDNSILCRIGEQQASVELEKGNCNQMVSGERVMKGYVYVEDFNLQTTAQLNYWINLCLEFNPLAESSKKKKNKK